In the Chryseobacterium sp. MYb264 genome, one interval contains:
- a CDS encoding ABC transporter ATP-binding protein, whose translation MIYGTLFLTFLGALAAQVNPIVLKYTVDEVTELTHLPHPMSEGIHILVLISIILLGKELLNIFINFGQKFYGEKIRINVSSVLAQSAIDKILTYRVAYFNDENHESGKLQIRIDRGIESLTRLVQNFFIDMLPLFSNAFIALIIMYMQNMYVGMVSTIIVPIYFYISSLQAKKLGGVRRTLRNQREQKTSGLLNLINSIMVIKSFVREKFEGKKQYDLQMQLMESQMFTRKTNFIYDGLKTFIEQFGVVLIILLTVYLVLDQQMTIGAIMLHIMLFNNVSAPIRQLHRIYDDMNDAMIYAEGYFDILNADDEKEANGNFVEKDIKGNFELKNVNFTYPNGTQALHDVSMKIENGKTTALVGLSGAGKSTVINLLCKFYLPDSGEIMLDNVNLNDFDNTYLRNDLGLVLQKNHIFQGSIEDNIRYGNMNATFEEIEEAAKKAYLHEQILDLPEKYNHDATQLSGGQQQRIAIARLFLKNPPIIFLDEPTASLDAIATEQIKNSLDAIKEGRTVIIISHSLSQILDSDKIYVMKKGKVVESGTHDELVHINGVYREIFDASARSLNLDKLVSTYKDN comes from the coding sequence ATGATCTATGGAACGCTGTTTCTCACGTTTTTGGGAGCGCTTGCTGCACAGGTAAATCCCATTGTTCTAAAATATACCGTAGATGAGGTTACGGAACTTACTCATCTTCCTCATCCTATGTCCGAGGGAATCCATATTCTGGTGTTGATTTCCATTATTTTGTTAGGGAAAGAATTATTGAACATTTTCATCAATTTCGGACAGAAATTTTATGGTGAGAAAATTCGGATTAATGTAAGTTCCGTTTTGGCACAGTCAGCAATTGACAAGATTTTAACCTACCGCGTTGCTTACTTTAATGATGAAAATCACGAGTCAGGAAAGCTACAGATCAGAATCGATCGTGGTATTGAAAGCCTGACTCGCCTGGTTCAGAATTTTTTTATTGATATGTTACCGCTTTTTTCAAATGCTTTCATCGCACTCATTATTATGTACATGCAGAATATGTATGTCGGGATGGTGTCAACCATTATTGTCCCCATTTATTTTTATATCAGCTCCTTACAGGCGAAAAAATTGGGTGGCGTTAGGCGAACTTTGAGGAATCAGAGGGAACAGAAAACTTCAGGACTGTTGAATCTCATCAATTCAATTATGGTGATTAAAAGTTTTGTCCGAGAAAAATTTGAAGGAAAAAAACAATACGATCTGCAGATGCAGTTGATGGAAAGCCAGATGTTCACCCGAAAAACGAATTTTATTTATGACGGATTAAAAACTTTTATCGAACAGTTCGGTGTTGTTTTAATTATCCTTTTGACAGTTTATTTGGTTTTGGATCAACAAATGACAATCGGTGCGATCATGCTTCATATCATGCTTTTCAACAATGTTTCCGCGCCGATTCGACAATTGCATAGGATTTACGATGACATGAATGATGCGATGATTTATGCGGAAGGATATTTCGATATTTTAAATGCTGATGACGAAAAAGAGGCCAACGGAAACTTCGTGGAAAAAGACATCAAAGGAAACTTTGAATTAAAAAATGTCAATTTCACTTATCCCAACGGAACTCAGGCTTTACACGATGTTTCCATGAAAATAGAAAACGGAAAAACAACCGCTTTGGTTGGTTTAAGTGGAGCCGGTAAATCAACGGTTATCAATCTTCTATGTAAATTTTATCTTCCGGATTCCGGCGAAATTATGTTGGATAACGTAAATTTGAATGATTTTGATAATACTTATTTAAGAAACGATTTGGGGTTGGTATTACAAAAAAACCACATTTTCCAGGGAAGTATCGAAGATAATATCCGCTACGGAAATATGAACGCGACTTTTGAAGAAATTGAAGAAGCTGCAAAAAAAGCCTACCTTCATGAGCAGATTTTGGATCTTCCCGAAAAATATAATCATGATGCAACACAACTTTCTGGAGGGCAACAACAGAGAATTGCGATTGCAAGATTATTTTTAAAAAACCCACCTATTATTTTCCTTGATGAACCAACTGCTAGTCTTGATGCGATTGCAACCGAACAGATTAAAAACTCTCTAGACGCTATCAAAGAAGGAAGAACCGTAATTATTATTTCCCATTCTCTGTCACAGATTTTAGATTCAGATAAAATTTATGTGATGAAAAAAGGTAAGGTTGTAGAAAGCGGAACTCACGATGAATTGGTTCATATCAACGGTGTTTATCGTGAAATTTTCGATGCTTCGGCAAGAAGTTTAAATTTGGATAAGTTGGTCAGTACTTACAAGGATAATTAA
- a CDS encoding baeRF3 domain-containing protein, producing MTLKEKLEKLASQVNETSVTISMNTHRTSPENQQDEIVLKNLIKEAENRVIDEFGKRPASGVLEKLAIISEKIDHQHNLESLHLFLSDETEEIIKSTWPARSNTVEIDARFAVRPLIKAAVRSQEYLILVLAQSGTKLFQAENDKIIREVRDGGFPFPENPFYITHADIRSDGKQVDNQVKEYFNRIDKSVVEMYRKTDLKVIVISTSDNYNKLLEVADIPSIYIGHDHKNYSESDEHHIVEQAYEMIREKQKEERAQAIEELKEAVPTGKILTDLQEIYQASLDGRGDLLIIHQDFEQPVKMIDDRTFEYVEDSKDPGVVDDIVSMISWEVLSKKGRVHFTQQDELLDIGEIVLKTRY from the coding sequence ATGACATTAAAAGAAAAATTAGAGAAACTGGCCTCTCAGGTAAATGAAACTTCTGTAACAATCTCTATGAACACGCACAGGACTTCACCTGAAAATCAGCAGGATGAAATTGTACTTAAAAACCTGATCAAAGAGGCTGAAAACCGTGTAATCGATGAATTCGGAAAAAGACCGGCTTCCGGAGTCCTGGAAAAACTGGCTATTATTTCTGAAAAGATAGATCATCAGCATAATCTGGAAAGTCTGCACCTATTCTTATCCGACGAAACTGAAGAAATAATAAAGTCAACCTGGCCCGCAAGAAGCAATACGGTGGAAATTGATGCCAGATTTGCTGTCCGTCCGTTAATTAAAGCTGCCGTAAGATCTCAGGAATATCTGATTCTTGTATTGGCACAAAGCGGCACAAAACTTTTCCAGGCTGAAAACGATAAAATAATCAGAGAAGTTCGTGATGGAGGATTCCCTTTTCCGGAAAATCCATTTTATATTACCCATGCCGATATTAGAAGTGACGGAAAACAAGTGGATAATCAGGTGAAGGAATATTTTAACAGAATCGATAAATCAGTGGTGGAGATGTACAGAAAAACAGATCTTAAAGTAATCGTCATCAGTACCTCCGATAATTACAATAAATTATTGGAAGTCGCCGATATTCCTTCAATTTATATAGGGCACGACCATAAAAATTACTCTGAATCTGATGAACATCATATTGTAGAACAGGCCTATGAAATGATCAGGGAAAAACAGAAAGAAGAAAGAGCACAAGCCATTGAAGAATTAAAAGAAGCTGTTCCTACAGGAAAAATTCTCACTGATCTTCAGGAAATTTATCAGGCATCTTTAGACGGAAGGGGAGACCTGCTGATCATTCATCAGGATTTTGAGCAACCCGTAAAAATGATCGATGACAGGACATTCGAATATGTCGAAGATTCAAAAGATCCTGGAGTAGTGGATGATATTGTTTCGATGATTTCCTGGGAGGTTCTTTCTAAAAAAGGCAGGGTACATTTTACCCAACAGGATGAACTTCTTGATATTGGGGAAATTGTCCTGAAAACCAGATACTGA
- the hemB gene encoding porphobilinogen synthase encodes MIHSRNRRLRVNESVRSLVRENVLTTSDFVMPIFVMEGENKQEPIPSMPGIFRRSIDLTVKECKELFSLGVKAVNLYMKVSEEVKDNTGKEAWNKNGLMQNTIRAIKDALPEMVIMPDVALDPYSIYGHDGIIENGKILNDATNDALARMSVSHAEAGADIVAPSDMMDGRVQVIREALEDSGFTDVGILSYAAKYASSFYGPFRSALDSAPKDDMEIPKDKKTYQMDFHNSREALNEVFKDIDEGADIIMIKPGLPYLDIVSKVREAIDLPIAVYNVSGEYAMVKAAAANGWLDNDKTIIESLTCFKRAGADMIFTYFAKEAAMILNR; translated from the coding sequence ATGATACATTCAAGAAATAGAAGACTTAGAGTCAATGAATCTGTGAGAAGTTTGGTAAGAGAAAATGTTCTTACGACGAGTGATTTCGTAATGCCGATCTTCGTAATGGAGGGAGAAAACAAGCAGGAACCCATCCCGTCGATGCCGGGAATTTTCAGAAGGAGTATAGATTTAACGGTGAAAGAATGTAAGGAATTATTTTCTTTGGGAGTAAAGGCTGTCAATCTTTACATGAAAGTTTCAGAAGAGGTGAAAGACAATACAGGAAAAGAAGCATGGAATAAAAACGGGCTGATGCAAAATACCATCAGAGCGATAAAAGATGCCCTTCCTGAGATGGTAATTATGCCCGATGTGGCTTTGGATCCGTATTCAATTTACGGACACGACGGTATTATAGAAAACGGTAAAATTCTAAATGACGCAACCAATGATGCATTGGCAAGAATGTCTGTGTCACATGCAGAAGCCGGAGCTGACATTGTGGCACCAAGTGACATGATGGACGGCAGAGTACAGGTGATTCGTGAGGCGTTGGAAGACAGCGGATTTACGGATGTTGGTATTTTAAGCTACGCTGCAAAATATGCAAGTTCGTTCTACGGACCTTTCAGAAGTGCTTTAGACAGTGCTCCGAAAGATGATATGGAAATTCCGAAGGATAAAAAAACCTACCAGATGGATTTTCACAATTCCAGAGAAGCGTTAAACGAAGTTTTTAAAGATATTGATGAAGGAGCAGATATTATCATGATTAAACCGGGACTTCCTTATCTGGATATCGTTTCCAAAGTGCGTGAGGCGATCGATCTTCCGATTGCCGTGTATAACGTAAGCGGAGAGTATGCCATGGTTAAAGCAGCAGCAGCAAACGGTTGGCTGGATAATGATAAAACAATCATCGAAAGCTTAACTTGTTTTAAAAGAGCCGGAGCAGATATGATTTTTACGTATTTTGCGAAAGAAGCAGCGATGATTCTGAACAGATAA
- a CDS encoding T9SS type A sorting domain-containing protein, whose translation MKKILLLLTFLSTFVGFSNNFKAQIKEPGAFSQKSDDGVLIAYPNPAKDFLIFKAKDTSLKIKSVTFYSILGTQVANYSVNMNSGEVNIEKLKPGKYLIRYVLSDNTQKVTQIVKQ comes from the coding sequence ATGAAAAAAATTTTACTTTTATTAACATTTTTGAGCACATTTGTTGGTTTTTCCAACAATTTTAAGGCTCAAATAAAAGAACCCGGTGCGTTCTCTCAGAAGTCTGACGATGGGGTTTTGATAGCTTATCCGAATCCGGCGAAGGATTTCCTTATCTTTAAAGCTAAAGATACTTCGCTGAAGATCAAAAGTGTGACTTTTTATTCTATTTTGGGTACTCAGGTCGCCAACTATTCGGTGAATATGAATTCAGGGGAAGTAAATATTGAAAAATTGAAACCCGGAAAATATTTAATACGATATGTTTTAAGTGACAACACACAGAAGGTTACTCAAATCGTAAAACAATAA
- a CDS encoding ABC transporter ATP-binding protein, whose product MLKAEHIRKTYNAGKKVALDDFSIHVPKGSIYGLLGPNGAGKTSFIRIINQITQADSGEIKINGQALNPNHIKDIGYMPEERGLYKNMTVGDQLLYFGELKGMSKNDALNEAKKWFDKLHIDQWWKKKLSELSKGMAQKIQFVVTVLHRPHLLILDEPFSGFDPVNANLIKDQIIELKNNGTTIILSTHRMESVEEMCDYVALINHSKKIIDGRVFDVREKFKKNIFGITLADVDNTQLDSFKQKYELLNFSHQNNLTSFDIKNVSEQNHLLLDLVNVGKVRSFDEKIPSMNEVFINAVSNNS is encoded by the coding sequence ATGCTAAAAGCTGAACATATCAGGAAGACTTATAATGCCGGTAAAAAAGTAGCGTTGGATGATTTCAGCATCCATGTTCCCAAAGGCAGTATTTATGGTCTTTTAGGGCCTAACGGAGCCGGAAAAACTTCTTTTATCCGTATCATCAATCAAATTACGCAGGCTGACTCGGGAGAAATTAAAATCAACGGGCAGGCGCTCAATCCCAACCATATCAAGGATATAGGGTACATGCCTGAAGAAAGAGGTTTGTACAAAAATATGACCGTTGGCGACCAACTTCTCTATTTCGGAGAACTGAAAGGGATGAGTAAAAACGATGCGCTGAATGAAGCAAAAAAATGGTTTGACAAATTACATATCGACCAATGGTGGAAAAAGAAGCTTTCTGAGCTTTCAAAAGGGATGGCACAAAAAATTCAGTTTGTGGTAACCGTTCTGCACAGACCTCATCTTTTGATTCTTGATGAACCGTTTTCAGGTTTCGATCCCGTGAATGCCAATTTAATAAAGGATCAGATTATCGAGCTTAAAAATAACGGAACAACCATTATCCTTTCCACCCACCGAATGGAAAGTGTGGAAGAGATGTGTGATTACGTTGCTTTAATTAATCATTCAAAAAAAATTATCGACGGAAGGGTATTTGATGTTCGGGAAAAATTCAAGAAAAATATTTTCGGAATTACACTGGCAGATGTGGATAATACCCAACTTGATAGTTTTAAGCAAAAATATGAACTTTTGAATTTCTCACATCAAAATAATCTGACCTCATTTGATATTAAAAATGTAAGCGAGCAGAATCATCTATTGCTGGATCTGGTGAATGTTGGAAAAGTAAGGTCATTTGACGAAAAAATCCCGAGTATGAATGAAGTATTTATAAATGCGGTAAGCAATAACTCTTAA
- a CDS encoding ABC transporter permease, with protein sequence MNNIFLITKREFLTQVKKKSFIILTLLAPIMLIAFGAVVGLMFKANESHNIIEVVDKSGLFINQLKSDDQLNYIFVSATDEKSKMNNLKGNESVNGILILPELRDQDFDELQNNSRLIINSKIGFKTKQKIISDINEVIKKEKIKKLGIAENKLVNLDKNFTLKTINVSENNKEDSDLVFGVKSVLSMLLMYVTFMFIIIYGVRVMRSVLEEKNNRVVEIIISSVKPFELMMGKILGVTMVALTQFIVWITMSVIGALVLNTGFNSLPKNIPGGNEEMMSKFDILKIGTEVSHSLLELNFPLIIFVFIIFFLLGYIFYSSIYAAIGSAVDNETETQQFTLFAILPLMLGMYGSFSLMNNPDGPLGFWLSIIPFTSPVAMIARIPYGVPAWQIVLSITLLLATTVFMIFLAGKIYRVGILMYGNKATLKEIWKWIRG encoded by the coding sequence ATGAATAATATTTTTTTAATTACAAAAAGGGAGTTTCTGACGCAGGTTAAGAAAAAATCCTTCATTATATTAACTCTTCTCGCTCCTATTATGCTGATTGCTTTCGGAGCGGTGGTGGGCTTGATGTTCAAAGCCAATGAATCTCACAACATTATTGAAGTTGTGGATAAGAGCGGATTATTTATCAACCAACTTAAATCTGACGACCAGCTCAATTATATTTTTGTTTCTGCCACCGATGAAAAGTCGAAGATGAACAATTTAAAGGGCAATGAGTCAGTGAACGGCATTTTAATTTTACCGGAATTAAGAGATCAGGATTTTGATGAGCTTCAGAATAATTCGAGGTTAATTATTAATTCAAAAATAGGTTTTAAAACCAAACAGAAAATTATTTCTGACATCAATGAAGTGATCAAAAAAGAAAAGATAAAAAAATTAGGAATTGCAGAGAATAAGCTGGTTAATCTGGATAAAAATTTCACCCTGAAAACCATTAATGTTTCAGAAAATAATAAAGAAGATTCTGATCTTGTTTTTGGAGTAAAAAGCGTCCTAAGCATGCTTCTTATGTATGTTACCTTCATGTTTATCATCATTTATGGGGTGAGGGTTATGAGGAGCGTTTTGGAAGAGAAAAACAACCGTGTGGTGGAAATCATTATTTCTTCGGTAAAACCTTTTGAACTGATGATGGGAAAAATCCTGGGAGTAACAATGGTTGCTTTAACGCAGTTTATTGTTTGGATCACGATGTCGGTGATCGGTGCCTTGGTTTTAAATACCGGATTTAACTCACTACCAAAGAATATTCCTGGAGGAAATGAAGAGATGATGAGTAAATTTGATATTTTAAAGATTGGAACTGAGGTTTCCCATAGTTTATTAGAATTAAACTTTCCTTTGATCATCTTTGTTTTCATTATATTTTTCCTGTTGGGCTATATCTTCTACAGCTCCATTTATGCAGCCATAGGCTCTGCGGTAGATAATGAAACAGAAACACAGCAGTTTACTTTATTTGCGATATTACCATTGATGCTGGGGATGTACGGAAGTTTCTCCTTGATGAACAATCCTGACGGTCCTCTTGGCTTCTGGCTATCTATCATTCCGTTTACGTCTCCGGTGGCAATGATTGCAAGAATTCCTTATGGAGTTCCTGCCTGGCAGATTGTTTTGTCTATCACTCTTCTTTTGGCGACCACCGTTTTCATGATCTTTCTGGCAGGTAAAATCTACCGTGTCGGGATTTTAATGTATGGAAATAAAGCGACACTGAAAGAGATCTGGAAGTGGATTAGAGGATAG
- a CDS encoding porin family protein, whose translation MKKFLLISTISLSTLSFAQEGTAKSGGNFLKNVRFGVTGGLNYSRVKNAHNPSGPRYTFQAGALALIPIDKANQFYIQPEILYYGAGETGKDKDAKGVDGYNARYANDYLSVPVYFKGYFSEAESEFFGLVGPRFNFLLSQNVKDVPVKRPYYDPDVTDPKYPGVNGKANSFNFGVGFGIGYSYKRQLEVAVKYDLGLSDTYKGLKKEPGGSDKNKSEQVLSLGLTYIFK comes from the coding sequence ATGAAAAAATTTTTATTAATCTCCACAATTTCCCTCTCAACTTTATCTTTCGCACAGGAAGGAACTGCCAAAAGTGGTGGTAATTTTTTGAAAAATGTAAGGTTCGGGGTAACCGGGGGGCTTAACTATTCCAGAGTAAAAAATGCGCACAATCCTTCAGGACCAAGATACACCTTTCAGGCAGGTGCATTGGCTTTGATACCGATTGATAAAGCCAACCAGTTTTATATCCAGCCGGAGATATTATATTACGGTGCCGGAGAAACAGGAAAGGACAAAGATGCAAAAGGCGTAGATGGTTATAATGCACGATATGCCAACGATTATCTTAGCGTTCCTGTTTATTTTAAAGGATATTTTTCTGAGGCTGAATCAGAATTCTTTGGATTAGTGGGACCAAGGTTTAACTTCCTGTTAAGCCAGAACGTGAAGGACGTACCGGTGAAAAGACCGTATTACGATCCTGATGTGACTGATCCTAAATATCCTGGAGTAAACGGGAAAGCAAACAGCTTTAACTTTGGAGTAGGATTTGGTATTGGGTATAGTTATAAAAGACAGCTCGAAGTTGCAGTAAAATATGATCTTGGATTATCAGATACCTATAAAGGTTTGAAAAAAGAACCGGGTGGATCTGATAAAAACAAATCAGAGCAGGTGCTGAGCTTAGGACTTACTTATATCTTCAAATAA
- the sucD gene encoding succinate--CoA ligase subunit alpha, which translates to MSILVNKDSKVIVQGFTGNEGTFHASQMIEYGTNVVGGVTPGKGGSEHLGKPVFNTVADAVVKAGANVSIIFVPPAFAADAIMEAAEAGIKVIVCITEGIPVADMVKVKSYIADKDCRLIGPNCPGIITSEEAKIGIMPGFVFKKGKVGIVSKSGTLTYEAADQVVRAGYGISTAIGIGGDPIIGTTTREALELFINDPETEAVVMIGEIGGGLEAEAARWYKASGSTKPVVGFIAGQTAPKGRTMGHAGAIVGGAEDTAQAKMEIMRENGINVVDSPAEIGATIAKVLG; encoded by the coding sequence ATGTCAATTTTAGTAAACAAAGATTCTAAAGTAATTGTACAAGGATTTACAGGGAACGAAGGTACTTTCCATGCAAGCCAGATGATCGAATACGGAACCAACGTTGTAGGTGGTGTTACTCCGGGAAAAGGAGGTAGCGAGCACTTAGGAAAGCCGGTATTCAATACTGTAGCTGATGCTGTAGTTAAGGCTGGGGCTAACGTAAGTATTATTTTCGTACCGCCTGCATTTGCTGCGGATGCCATTATGGAAGCTGCAGAAGCAGGTATCAAAGTTATCGTATGTATTACTGAAGGTATTCCGGTAGCGGATATGGTGAAAGTAAAATCTTATATCGCTGACAAAGACTGCAGATTAATCGGTCCAAACTGCCCGGGAATCATTACTTCTGAAGAAGCTAAAATTGGTATTATGCCAGGTTTCGTTTTCAAAAAAGGAAAAGTAGGTATCGTTTCAAAATCAGGAACTTTAACTTATGAAGCTGCTGATCAGGTGGTAAGAGCTGGTTATGGTATTTCCACAGCAATCGGTATCGGGGGTGACCCAATTATCGGAACGACAACAAGAGAAGCTTTAGAATTATTCATCAACGATCCAGAAACAGAAGCTGTGGTAATGATCGGAGAAATTGGTGGTGGTCTTGAAGCTGAGGCAGCAAGATGGTACAAGGCGAGTGGCTCTACAAAACCAGTTGTAGGTTTCATCGCAGGACAAACGGCACCTAAAGGTAGAACCATGGGACACGCTGGTGCTATCGTAGGGGGGGCTGAAGATACGGCTCAGGCAAAAATGGAGATCATGAGAGAAAACGGAATTAATGTAGTTGATTCTCCTGCTGAAATCGGAGCAACGATCGCAAAAGTTTTAGGATAA
- a CDS encoding UDP-3-O-(3-hydroxymyristoyl)glucosamine N-acyltransferase has translation MTFHQPQKLKTIAEIIGAKFLGSEDFEVLGTNEIHRVRPGDIVFVNHPKYYDKALNSAATIILIDKEVECPEGKALLVSDDPFRDFNKINTHFTRIYNFTEELHDAEIGEGTKIHRTAVIGNNVVIGKNTLIFPNVVIGDRTVIGDNVVIQSNTVLGGDAFYYRKLDGNFDRLISVGNVVIENNVEIGNGCTIDRGVTDSTVIGEGSVLDNQIQIGHDTIIGKKCLIASQVGVAGCCVIGDEVTLWGQVGIASGNTIESGSVLLGKTGVNRDLQKGTYIGMFAEDYKTYLKKEVKLRNL, from the coding sequence ATGACGTTTCATCAGCCACAAAAACTGAAAACGATAGCTGAAATTATCGGCGCAAAATTCCTGGGTTCAGAAGATTTTGAAGTATTGGGAACCAACGAAATTCATAGAGTAAGACCAGGTGATATCGTTTTCGTAAATCATCCGAAATACTATGATAAAGCATTAAATTCTGCGGCAACCATAATCTTGATCGACAAAGAAGTTGAATGTCCTGAAGGCAAAGCATTATTGGTTTCAGATGATCCTTTCAGAGATTTCAATAAAATCAATACACACTTTACGAGAATTTATAATTTTACGGAAGAGCTTCATGATGCAGAAATTGGGGAAGGCACAAAAATCCATCGTACAGCCGTTATCGGAAACAATGTTGTGATAGGAAAAAATACGCTTATTTTTCCAAATGTTGTCATTGGTGACAGAACAGTGATAGGAGACAATGTAGTGATCCAGTCAAACACGGTTTTGGGTGGGGACGCATTTTATTACCGTAAACTCGATGGAAATTTCGACCGTTTAATTTCTGTCGGAAATGTGGTGATCGAAAACAATGTGGAAATCGGAAACGGATGCACCATCGACCGTGGCGTTACAGATTCTACGGTAATTGGAGAAGGTTCAGTATTAGATAATCAGATCCAGATCGGACATGATACCATTATTGGTAAAAAATGTCTGATTGCTTCCCAAGTGGGAGTTGCCGGATGTTGTGTCATTGGTGATGAAGTCACACTGTGGGGACAAGTAGGTATCGCGTCTGGCAATACAATCGAAAGCGGATCTGTACTGTTAGGCAAAACGGGTGTCAACAGAGACCTTCAAAAAGGAACATACATTGGTATGTTTGCCGAGGATTATAAAACGTATCTTAAAAAGGAAGTGAAATTGAGAAATTTATAA
- the efp gene encoding elongation factor P, which yields MATSNDIRKGLCIEYSNDIFKVIEFLHVKPGKGPAFVRTKLKSVTNGKVIDNTFSAGHKIEEVKVITRKFQYLYDDENGFHFMNNDDFSQLYLNKEMIENSNLMKAGEEVTIILKEADETPLSAELPQSVYLEVVEADPGVKGNTATNALKNAIVETGARVMVPLFIEPGDKIKVSTEDGSYLERVKE from the coding sequence ATGGCAACAAGTAACGATATCAGAAAAGGACTTTGTATTGAATACAGCAATGATATTTTTAAAGTAATCGAGTTTCTTCACGTAAAACCAGGTAAAGGTCCTGCTTTCGTAAGAACAAAATTAAAATCAGTAACCAATGGAAAAGTTATTGATAACACTTTTTCTGCAGGTCATAAAATCGAGGAAGTGAAAGTGATCACCAGAAAGTTCCAGTATCTTTATGATGATGAGAACGGATTCCACTTCATGAATAATGATGACTTCTCTCAATTGTATTTAAATAAAGAAATGATTGAAAACTCAAACCTGATGAAAGCAGGGGAAGAAGTAACAATCATCCTGAAAGAGGCTGATGAGACTCCGCTTTCTGCTGAATTGCCACAATCTGTTTATCTTGAAGTTGTGGAGGCCGATCCGGGGGTGAAAGGTAACACAGCGACCAATGCTCTTAAAAATGCAATCGTTGAAACGGGAGCTAGAGTAATGGTTCCTTTGTTCATTGAGCCGGGAGATAAAATTAAAGTGAGCACTGAAGACGGTTCTTACTTAGAAAGAGTAAAAGAATAA
- the lpxA gene encoding acyl-ACP--UDP-N-acetylglucosamine O-acyltransferase, translated as MIHQLAAVDKRAKISKNVVVEPFTTIAADVEIGEGTWIGSNVTIMDGARIGKNCKIFPGTVISAIPQDLKFDGEDTQTIIGDNTTLRECVTVNKGTKALGYTKVGDNCLIMATSHVAHDCIIGNNVIIANGCGIAGHVEIGDYTVMGGLSAVQQFGKIGKHTMISGGSLIRKDIPPYIKVGREPISYAGINSVGLRRRGFSNEKIFEIQKIYRYIFQMKMNVTQALVYIEKEMLPTAERDEILQFIQNSPRGIVKGYGTGKERE; from the coding sequence ATGATTCATCAATTAGCAGCCGTAGATAAACGTGCGAAAATCAGCAAAAATGTGGTAGTAGAACCATTTACTACCATCGCTGCAGATGTTGAGATAGGAGAAGGAACTTGGATTGGTTCTAATGTTACCATTATGGATGGAGCAAGAATCGGGAAAAATTGTAAAATTTTTCCCGGAACTGTTATTTCTGCTATTCCGCAGGACCTTAAATTTGATGGTGAAGATACACAAACAATCATTGGGGATAATACCACGCTTAGAGAATGTGTAACCGTTAACAAAGGAACAAAAGCCCTGGGATATACAAAGGTAGGAGATAACTGTCTCATTATGGCTACTTCTCACGTTGCTCACGATTGTATCATTGGTAATAATGTTATTATTGCCAATGGATGCGGTATTGCAGGCCATGTCGAGATTGGTGACTATACAGTAATGGGAGGCCTATCCGCAGTTCAGCAGTTCGGGAAAATAGGGAAACATACCATGATCTCGGGAGGTTCATTAATCAGAAAAGATATTCCGCCTTATATTAAAGTGGGAAGGGAACCTATCTCTTACGCGGGGATCAATTCTGTGGGACTCAGAAGAAGAGGCTTCAGTAATGAAAAAATCTTTGAAATTCAGAAAATCTACAGATATATTTTTCAAATGAAAATGAATGTGACCCAGGCATTGGTATATATTGAAAAAGAAATGCTTCCAACAGCGGAAAGAGATGAGATCCTTCAGTTCATTCAAAATTCACCTAGAGGTATCGTAAAGGGATACGGAACAGGTAAAGAAAGAGAGTAA